The following coding sequences are from one Pelagovum sp. HNIBRBA483 window:
- the secD gene encoding protein translocase subunit SecD, whose protein sequence is MLQISAFRQLLIGAICLVGLLFALPNLFYERVEKSNDARIEIERGIEREGVEGEAALWPEILPSSLINLGLDLRGGAHLLARVEVEDVYVARMDALWQEVRQTILTERDTVGFVTRDENAPDDLLRFNVSNADGVERALELVRGLARPVTSLTGAAASDLVVSASGQVITVSLSEPEKAATADRTIKQALEIVRRRIDEVGTREPSIQRQGQDRILVQVPGVGSAQEVKDIIGTTAQLTFQPVVRLASSLDEGSSASEEILPSLDREGTFYVLERVPVVTGEELVDAQPAFDQNGRPAVNFRFNPKGARAFGDYTADNIGAPFAIVLDGEVISAPTIQSHIPGGSGIITGNFTVEESTNLAVLLRAGALPAELTFLEERTIGPELGQDSIDAGKIAALIGMAGVLLFMFLSYGVFGLMANLALLINVALIFGTLSVLGATLTLPGIAGIVLTIGMAVDANVLVFERIREELRTAKGPARAIELGYERALSAILDANVTTFITATILFMVGSGPVRGFAITLGIGILTSVFTAIFVTRLFVVIWFRRKRPKTIEV, encoded by the coding sequence ATGCTCCAGATATCAGCGTTCCGGCAACTGCTTATTGGCGCAATTTGTCTCGTCGGGTTGCTTTTTGCGTTGCCAAACCTCTTTTATGAGCGCGTCGAAAAATCCAACGATGCGCGTATAGAAATTGAGCGCGGCATCGAGCGGGAGGGAGTTGAGGGGGAGGCGGCCCTTTGGCCCGAAATCCTGCCTTCTAGCTTGATAAATCTTGGGCTTGATCTGCGCGGAGGGGCCCATCTTCTTGCAAGGGTCGAAGTCGAGGATGTCTATGTCGCACGCATGGATGCACTCTGGCAGGAAGTTCGGCAAACCATTCTGACGGAGCGCGATACTGTCGGTTTTGTTACACGCGATGAGAATGCGCCCGACGACCTACTCCGCTTCAATGTATCAAATGCGGATGGTGTTGAACGCGCGCTGGAGCTCGTCAGGGGGCTTGCTCGACCTGTAACCTCTTTAACAGGTGCTGCGGCTTCTGACTTGGTCGTTTCCGCGTCGGGACAGGTTATAACTGTGTCGTTGTCAGAGCCTGAAAAGGCCGCAACTGCTGATCGCACGATCAAGCAAGCGCTGGAGATTGTCCGGCGCAGGATTGATGAAGTGGGGACCAGAGAGCCTAGCATTCAAAGGCAAGGTCAAGACCGGATTTTGGTGCAGGTTCCGGGGGTCGGTTCCGCCCAAGAAGTAAAGGACATTATCGGCACGACGGCGCAGCTGACCTTCCAGCCAGTTGTCAGGCTTGCCAGTTCGCTCGACGAGGGATCCAGTGCGAGCGAAGAAATACTTCCCTCCCTGGACCGTGAAGGCACGTTTTATGTGCTGGAAAGGGTGCCGGTAGTAACGGGTGAAGAACTGGTCGATGCTCAGCCGGCGTTCGATCAGAACGGTCGGCCCGCCGTAAACTTCCGTTTCAATCCCAAAGGGGCAAGGGCATTTGGTGATTACACCGCCGATAATATCGGCGCCCCTTTCGCAATTGTGCTCGACGGTGAGGTCATTAGTGCGCCGACCATTCAAAGCCACATTCCGGGTGGATCGGGGATCATTACCGGCAACTTCACCGTGGAAGAGTCAACCAATCTGGCAGTGTTGCTGCGCGCAGGGGCACTTCCTGCGGAACTGACCTTTTTGGAGGAGCGCACGATTGGACCTGAACTTGGTCAGGACAGTATTGACGCGGGGAAAATAGCCGCACTCATCGGTATGGCGGGCGTTCTTCTGTTTATGTTCTTGAGCTACGGCGTCTTTGGTCTGATGGCAAATTTGGCTCTTCTCATAAACGTAGCTTTGATCTTTGGAACGCTTTCTGTGTTGGGCGCGACGCTTACATTGCCGGGGATCGCTGGTATCGTCCTGACGATCGGCATGGCTGTCGACGCCAACGTACTTGTGTTCGAGCGAATCCGTGAAGAGCTCCGGACCGCAAAGGGACCAGCGAGAGCGATAGAATTGGGATATGAGCGCGCGCTTTCCGCGATCCTCGATGCGAACGTCACTACTTTTATAACTGCGACCATTCTTTTCATGGTAGGGTCGGGGCCAGTCAGAGGGTTCGCGATTACATTGGGCATCGGAATCCTTACGTCTGTATTCACTGCGATTTTTGTCACACGCTTGTTCGTTGTGATCTGGTTCCGTCGCAAACGCCCCAAAACAATTGAGGTCTAG
- the serS gene encoding serine--tRNA ligase: protein MHDIRAIRENPAAFDAALSRRGLPPMSSEILSIDETRRAKILAAETAQAEANKAAQEIGAAKARGDEEEFARLRNAVADRKSDIARLNDEAKKQDARLQELLLGIPNMPYEDVPFGEDEEQNVEIRKWGTPKTFDFTPLEHFDIAAVKGGMNFDLGAKLSGSRFVVLSGSVARLHRALAQFMIDFHIDVHGLVEANTPVLVKEEMMVGTGQLPKFGDDSYQTTNGWWLIPTAEVTLTNTVNGEVINESDLPKRYVAHTQCFRSEAGSAGRDTTGMLRQHQFEKVEMVSITHPDASEEEHLRMTNCAQAILEALELPYRTVILCTGDMGAGARRTHDIEVWLPGQNTYREVSSVSTCGDYQARRMDARFKPTDGGKPQFVHTLNGSGLAVGRALIAVLENGQQEDGSVLIPSALQPYVGGKTRLLANGRLA, encoded by the coding sequence ATGCATGACATCAGAGCAATCCGCGAAAATCCTGCAGCATTTGATGCGGCATTGTCTCGGCGTGGCTTGCCTCCGATGTCTTCCGAGATTCTCTCGATTGACGAGACTCGCCGCGCAAAAATTCTCGCTGCGGAAACGGCGCAGGCTGAGGCAAACAAGGCCGCTCAGGAAATTGGTGCAGCTAAGGCGCGCGGCGACGAGGAAGAATTTGCGAGATTACGAAACGCGGTCGCGGATCGGAAATCGGACATCGCACGCCTGAACGATGAAGCAAAAAAACAAGATGCACGCTTGCAAGAGTTGCTTCTGGGTATACCCAATATGCCTTACGAAGACGTTCCGTTTGGTGAGGACGAGGAGCAGAACGTCGAAATTCGCAAATGGGGAACACCGAAAACTTTCGATTTCACTCCGCTCGAGCATTTTGACATCGCCGCAGTAAAGGGCGGGATGAACTTTGACCTCGGCGCCAAGCTTTCGGGCAGCCGCTTTGTTGTGCTCTCTGGTTCGGTCGCTCGGCTCCATAGGGCACTGGCCCAATTCATGATCGACTTCCATATCGACGTACACGGCCTTGTTGAGGCCAACACACCGGTTCTTGTCAAAGAAGAAATGATGGTTGGCACTGGTCAGCTTCCAAAGTTTGGCGATGACAGTTACCAAACGACGAATGGTTGGTGGCTCATTCCGACGGCTGAAGTGACGCTTACCAATACTGTTAACGGCGAGGTAATTAACGAATCTGACCTTCCAAAGCGCTACGTTGCGCATACACAATGTTTCCGCTCCGAGGCGGGCAGCGCAGGCCGGGATACAACTGGAATGCTGCGTCAACACCAATTCGAGAAGGTCGAAATGGTTTCAATTACGCATCCGGATGCTTCGGAAGAAGAACACCTCCGCATGACAAATTGTGCGCAAGCAATTCTTGAAGCACTCGAATTGCCCTATCGGACGGTTATTCTCTGCACAGGAGACATGGGCGCGGGTGCGCGCCGCACGCATGATATTGAGGTCTGGCTGCCCGGACAGAACACTTATCGGGAAGTTTCTTCAGTTTCCACATGCGGAGACTACCAAGCACGCCGCATGGATGCCCGCTTCAAACCAACAGACGGGGGCAAACCGCAATTCGTGCACACATTGAATGGTTCCGGCTTAGCCGTTGGTCGTGCGCTGATAGCCGTTCTCGAAAATGGCCAACAAGAAGACGGATCTGTTTTGATCCCTTCTGCGCTTCAACCTTATGTAGGTGGGAAAACAAGGCTGCTTGCGAATGGGCGCCTTGCATAG
- a CDS encoding efflux RND transporter periplasmic adaptor subunit, producing the protein MRIFPIISAIVAAIALYFIVIERDMLFDFVSQQNSAASTDETADSGDTAVSSSDATPTEIQVSPENLVKVVARDSVARPLENAVIVRGRTEAARQVELRAETSGKVISEPLRKGSRVQEGEVICRLDPGTRQVALAEAVSRLAEAKARLPEAEARIPEAEARLLEAQSRLAEAMARRSEAIARLEEADLNARTAQTLETEGFASKTRVANALAALESAKSGVSSAESALEGVGASIASAEAGVASASSAVESAKAGIASAEASVARARTELERLEIAAPFSGILETDAAELGALLQQGSLCATVIQLEPIRLVGFIPETDVSKVSIGAPAAARLATGEEVFGNVNFLSRSADEATRTFRVEVEVANGEGRIRDGQTAEMLLATAGQTAHLLAQSSLTLNNEGLLGVRVVDENDIVRFTPVDIVRDSKEGVWVTGLPESARIITIGQEYVTDGVQVAVTLEETKS; encoded by the coding sequence ATGAGGATCTTCCCGATCATTTCCGCGATTGTTGCAGCGATCGCTCTATATTTCATCGTCATTGAGCGGGACATGCTCTTTGACTTCGTGTCCCAACAAAACAGCGCAGCGTCTACGGATGAAACCGCAGATTCCGGTGATACTGCAGTTTCGTCGAGCGATGCGACACCAACTGAGATACAAGTGTCACCCGAAAACTTGGTGAAAGTTGTCGCCAGAGACTCAGTCGCGCGCCCGCTCGAAAACGCCGTCATCGTAAGAGGTCGCACCGAAGCGGCGCGGCAGGTAGAACTGCGGGCAGAGACGAGCGGTAAAGTCATTTCAGAACCGCTTCGCAAAGGCTCCCGCGTTCAAGAAGGCGAGGTAATTTGCCGACTGGATCCGGGAACGCGTCAAGTCGCGCTCGCGGAGGCAGTGTCGAGGCTGGCGGAGGCCAAAGCTCGATTGCCTGAGGCGGAGGCACGGATTCCCGAAGCCGAAGCGCGTTTGCTGGAGGCTCAATCCCGCTTGGCCGAGGCGATGGCGCGCCGGAGCGAAGCAATCGCTCGGCTTGAAGAAGCCGATCTCAACGCACGCACAGCCCAAACCCTCGAGACCGAAGGGTTTGCGTCGAAAACCCGTGTAGCAAACGCCCTGGCAGCACTCGAATCCGCAAAGTCAGGGGTCAGCAGCGCAGAGAGCGCCTTGGAGGGTGTTGGTGCATCCATTGCCAGCGCTGAAGCTGGTGTAGCGTCAGCATCATCCGCCGTCGAGAGCGCCAAAGCAGGCATAGCATCGGCCGAAGCGTCCGTTGCTCGCGCACGGACCGAGCTTGAAAGATTGGAAATCGCCGCCCCGTTCTCGGGCATTTTGGAGACAGACGCCGCGGAGCTAGGTGCTTTGCTACAGCAAGGCTCACTGTGTGCGACTGTTATACAACTGGAGCCAATCAGGTTGGTGGGTTTCATCCCTGAAACCGACGTATCAAAAGTCAGCATTGGCGCACCTGCCGCAGCTCGGCTGGCTACGGGCGAGGAGGTTTTCGGCAATGTAAACTTCCTATCGCGCTCGGCAGACGAAGCAACCAGAACCTTCCGTGTCGAAGTTGAGGTCGCTAACGGTGAAGGCCGTATTCGTGATGGACAGACTGCTGAAATGCTGCTCGCCACAGCGGGGCAAACAGCACATCTTTTGGCACAATCGTCCCTCACACTTAACAATGAAGGGCTGCTAGGCGTGCGCGTCGTCGATGAAAATGATATCGTCCGGTTTACACCCGTCGATATTGTTCGCGACAGTAAGGAAGGCGTATGGGTGACCGGCCTTCCCGAAAGCGCGCGCATTATCACCATCGGCCAAGAATATGTAACAGATGGCGTACAGGTGGCTGTAACTCTTGAGGAGACAAAGTCGTGA
- the der gene encoding ribosome biogenesis GTPase Der, whose amino-acid sequence MSFTLVIVGRPNVGKSTLFNRLVGRKLALVDDQPGVTRDLREGDARLGPLRFTVMDSAGLESATDDSLQGRMRRLTEQAVDMADVCLFMIDARVGVTPADEIFADILRKKGAHVILAANKAEGRAGESGLLEAFSLGLGEPIRLSAEHGEGMGELLEELMPFAEAAEKKIEETLPELDVDVSDDDEFDDTVSAPTADKPLQIAIVGRPNAGKSTLINKILGQERLLTGPEAGITRDAISVRTDWNETPMRIFDTAGMRKRAKIQDKLEKLSVSDGLRAVKFAEVVVVLLDVEIPFEQQDLRIADLAEREGRAVVVAVNKWDIEDEKQEKLKQLRADFERLLPQLRGAPLVTVSAKTGRGLERLHDAIMRAYGVWNRRVPTAALNRWLVGMLEQHPPPAPQGRRIKMRYMTQVKTRPPAFVVMTSHPDVVPSSYSRYLVNGLREGFDMPGTPIRLYLRDQGDKNPYKDRKKKQPSRLKKHIGKGDR is encoded by the coding sequence ATGTCGTTTACGTTGGTCATTGTCGGGCGCCCAAATGTGGGAAAATCGACCCTTTTTAATCGCCTCGTCGGGCGGAAACTTGCACTTGTCGATGATCAACCGGGTGTTACACGCGACCTAAGAGAAGGAGATGCGCGCCTAGGGCCACTGCGGTTTACGGTGATGGACTCAGCGGGCCTTGAAAGCGCAACGGATGATAGCCTTCAGGGCCGGATGCGAAGATTGACAGAGCAGGCCGTCGATATGGCAGATGTCTGTTTGTTCATGATCGACGCGAGAGTAGGTGTGACCCCTGCCGATGAAATATTCGCGGATATCCTTAGGAAAAAGGGCGCGCATGTCATTCTCGCGGCGAACAAGGCCGAGGGACGTGCGGGCGAGTCCGGTCTACTGGAGGCTTTTAGCCTTGGGCTTGGGGAACCGATCCGCCTTTCCGCCGAGCATGGAGAGGGGATGGGCGAGCTACTTGAAGAACTCATGCCATTTGCCGAAGCAGCGGAGAAGAAAATCGAGGAAACGCTGCCCGAGCTTGATGTCGATGTCAGCGACGACGATGAGTTTGATGACACAGTCAGCGCACCGACTGCCGATAAGCCGCTACAAATCGCGATCGTCGGGCGGCCAAATGCTGGCAAGTCAACATTGATCAACAAGATCCTGGGCCAGGAAAGGTTGCTGACCGGCCCCGAAGCCGGGATCACACGCGATGCGATTTCAGTGCGGACGGATTGGAATGAGACTCCAATGCGGATCTTTGATACTGCTGGCATGCGGAAAAGGGCAAAGATCCAAGACAAGCTGGAGAAACTTTCAGTCTCGGATGGTTTGCGTGCCGTAAAATTTGCTGAAGTGGTTGTTGTACTACTCGATGTAGAGATCCCGTTCGAACAACAGGATCTCAGGATCGCGGACCTTGCAGAGCGGGAAGGACGTGCCGTTGTTGTCGCTGTCAACAAGTGGGACATCGAGGATGAAAAGCAGGAAAAACTTAAGCAGCTGCGGGCTGACTTCGAGCGCCTCCTTCCTCAATTAAGGGGCGCACCGCTTGTTACAGTTTCGGCCAAAACCGGACGCGGACTGGAGCGCCTACACGATGCAATCATGCGGGCTTATGGAGTGTGGAACCGACGGGTGCCAACTGCCGCGCTTAACCGATGGCTTGTTGGAATGCTCGAGCAACATCCGCCTCCTGCCCCGCAGGGACGACGGATCAAGATGCGTTATATGACACAAGTGAAGACAAGGCCGCCGGCTTTTGTTGTGATGACATCGCATCCGGACGTCGTGCCAAGCAGCTATTCGCGTTATTTGGTCAACGGGTTGCGGGAGGGGTTCGATATGCCCGGCACACCTATAAGGCTGTATTTGCGGGATCAGGGCGATAAGAACCCCTACAAAGACCGCAAGAAGAAGCAACCTTCACGCCTCAAGAAGCATATCGGAAAAGGCGACCGTTAG
- the yajC gene encoding preprotein translocase subunit YajC — protein MDSSALAQLPFIAAIFAIMYFFLIRPQQKKIKEHQQMVEALRRGDQVVTQGGIIGKVMKVKDDNEIEVEIASGVSIRVVRSTIASVVSKTEPAK, from the coding sequence ATGGACTCTTCGGCGCTTGCACAACTGCCATTTATCGCGGCCATTTTTGCGATTATGTACTTCTTCTTGATCCGTCCCCAGCAGAAGAAAATTAAAGAACACCAGCAGATGGTCGAGGCCCTTCGGCGTGGTGATCAGGTTGTTACTCAAGGTGGGATCATCGGTAAGGTGATGAAGGTAAAGGATGACAACGAGATTGAGGTCGAGATCGCGTCGGGTGTTTCGATCCGAGTTGTGCGTTCGACGATTGCATCGGTAGTTAGCAAAACCGAACCTGCGAAATAA
- a CDS encoding tetratricopeptide repeat protein, whose protein sequence is MSNNESFIDEVNEEVRRDQLFGYIRRYGWIAVLAVLILVGAAAWTEYNRSQERASAQANGDAIIDALSMDNPEDVLAELQRLPANLVTSMLASSAARETGDADLAIELLQGIIDEEGTSELYKELALLKQVMVSEGIASAEDRAEKLIPLTAPGRPFALLAKEQLALAQVEMGDDEAAIATLKRVLEDAAVTQSLRERSQQMIVALGGDL, encoded by the coding sequence GTGAGTAACAACGAAAGCTTCATAGATGAAGTAAACGAAGAAGTGCGGCGCGATCAGTTGTTCGGATATATCCGGCGGTACGGCTGGATTGCGGTTTTGGCGGTACTTATCTTAGTCGGTGCGGCGGCTTGGACCGAATACAATCGTTCGCAAGAACGCGCTTCGGCGCAGGCTAATGGTGACGCTATTATCGATGCGCTCTCGATGGATAACCCCGAGGATGTTCTCGCAGAGCTTCAGCGACTCCCCGCGAATTTGGTCACCTCAATGCTTGCGTCATCCGCAGCGCGTGAGACAGGCGATGCCGACTTGGCAATCGAGCTGCTTCAGGGGATCATCGACGAAGAGGGAACATCCGAACTTTACAAGGAATTGGCGCTCCTGAAGCAGGTGATGGTGTCGGAAGGTATCGCTTCAGCAGAAGATCGTGCAGAGAAGCTTATTCCGTTGACTGCCCCCGGGAGGCCATTTGCACTTCTTGCCAAAGAACAATTGGCGCTTGCTCAGGTGGAAATGGGCGACGATGAAGCGGCGATTGCGACGCTCAAACGAGTGCTCGAAGACGCTGCTGTGACACAAAGCTTGCGTGAACGTTCGCAACAGATGATTGTGGCCCTGGGCGGAGATCTGTGA
- a CDS encoding PQQ-binding-like beta-propeller repeat protein, translating into MLKAYHLVLSGLFLIAACGEKEIILEGDRLDHRAGISGETTEFQNRVQAVRLGAANSNDDWTHKNLSPDHAGGHLALADELSQVFVADVGQGNTRRARISADPVASNGVIYVMDSLGTVSSVSNDGTLRWQTELSDLAGDNSVTSGGGLAIGGGKLLATTGFGEMIALDLMAGTIDWRQDLNATGLSAPTVLGDLAFVVDRESTAWAVNVGSGRIEWSADATPSRSSFGFGASVAANQRIAVIPFASGEISAVFPRGGLERWSSVVRGQRLGSAASTVSEISGDPVIVGDKVYVGNFSGRIAALDLETGERVWTALHGATGPIWPAGDDLFAVNDLSQLIRLDARNGEAIWAVDLPDGRDNGSRLGWGRDREITAHYGPVLAGGRLIVASSDGFLRSYNPVDGVLVSQVALPSGAASRPIVVGGTLFVVTTEGQLAAFR; encoded by the coding sequence ATGTTGAAAGCTTATCACCTTGTCTTGTCTGGACTGTTTCTTATTGCCGCATGTGGTGAAAAGGAAATTATTCTGGAAGGTGACAGGCTTGATCATCGGGCCGGGATTTCTGGCGAGACGACTGAGTTCCAAAACCGCGTTCAGGCTGTACGTTTGGGAGCGGCGAATTCCAACGACGATTGGACGCACAAAAATCTTTCGCCGGATCATGCGGGCGGACATCTCGCATTAGCTGATGAACTTTCCCAAGTATTTGTCGCTGATGTAGGGCAGGGGAACACCAGACGTGCGCGTATTTCTGCTGACCCTGTCGCCTCCAACGGCGTGATCTACGTTATGGACTCTCTTGGGACCGTATCGTCAGTTTCCAATGACGGTACCTTGCGGTGGCAGACTGAGCTCTCCGATCTGGCGGGGGATAACAGCGTCACATCGGGAGGTGGGCTTGCTATCGGTGGTGGTAAACTTTTGGCCACAACCGGGTTTGGAGAGATGATCGCTCTGGATTTGATGGCAGGAACTATTGATTGGCGACAAGACCTGAATGCGACGGGTCTTAGTGCACCGACAGTTTTGGGCGACCTCGCCTTCGTCGTCGATCGGGAGAGCACGGCTTGGGCTGTCAATGTCGGCTCAGGGCGCATTGAATGGAGTGCGGATGCAACTCCGTCCAGATCGAGTTTTGGGTTCGGGGCGAGCGTCGCAGCCAATCAACGCATTGCGGTCATCCCCTTTGCATCAGGCGAGATCTCTGCTGTTTTCCCACGCGGAGGGCTAGAGAGATGGTCGTCAGTCGTGAGAGGGCAGCGCTTGGGAAGTGCGGCCTCGACAGTCTCTGAAATTTCAGGCGATCCGGTGATCGTTGGCGATAAAGTTTATGTGGGTAATTTTTCAGGGCGGATTGCTGCGCTCGATTTAGAGACGGGCGAGCGCGTTTGGACCGCGCTCCATGGCGCCACAGGCCCGATCTGGCCGGCCGGTGATGATTTATTCGCGGTCAATGATCTGTCCCAACTGATACGATTGGATGCGCGTAATGGTGAGGCGATATGGGCCGTTGATTTGCCGGACGGACGTGACAATGGAAGCAGGCTTGGCTGGGGGCGTGATCGCGAGATTACCGCTCATTATGGCCCTGTATTGGCAGGCGGTCGCCTTATTGTCGCATCGTCCGACGGCTTCCTGAGATCTTACAACCCTGTTGACGGTGTGCTGGTTTCGCAAGTGGCTTTGCCGAGTGGCGCTGCTAGTCGACCAATCGTCGTTGGCGGTACTCTGTTCGTGGTGACCACTGAAGGACAACTCGCCGCTTTCCGTTGA
- the secF gene encoding protein translocase subunit SecF has product MRLRLVPSQTNFDFFRWARVTFGGSIVAVMAGIACFLVLGLNYGIDFSGGTTIRTDSEIPVDVGAYREALAELGLGDVSITEVYDPSFDEDQHVAMVVIQAQEGEESVGGATIELVERALKSIDPMITFPSVESVGPTVSGELITKAILAVTGALFAIVIYIWLRFEWQFAIGAVAALVHDVLLTIGIFSLFQIRFDLAIIAALLTIVGYSINDTVVVFDRARENLIKHKKKSLRDVLNISANETLSRTLMTSGTTLLALIALLVFGGDVLRGFVFAITWGVIVGTYSSIYIAKNVVLMLGVKRDWGNTGSKGGTTFANVDA; this is encoded by the coding sequence ATGCGCTTACGACTCGTTCCGAGCCAAACCAACTTTGACTTCTTTAGATGGGCGCGCGTTACCTTCGGTGGTTCAATCGTTGCGGTGATGGCAGGCATTGCTTGCTTTTTGGTCCTCGGGTTGAATTACGGTATCGATTTCAGCGGAGGAACGACGATCCGGACTGACTCGGAGATTCCGGTTGATGTGGGCGCTTATCGAGAAGCGTTGGCTGAACTTGGCCTTGGTGATGTATCAATAACGGAGGTTTATGATCCAAGCTTTGACGAGGATCAGCATGTGGCGATGGTGGTGATTCAGGCTCAGGAAGGCGAGGAGAGTGTAGGGGGCGCTACCATTGAATTGGTCGAACGAGCTCTCAAATCAATTGATCCTATGATCACTTTCCCGTCGGTGGAAAGTGTTGGGCCGACGGTTTCAGGAGAACTTATTACTAAGGCAATTCTAGCGGTTACAGGTGCGCTGTTTGCAATTGTTATTTATATTTGGCTGCGCTTCGAGTGGCAGTTTGCGATTGGGGCGGTCGCCGCACTCGTTCATGACGTTCTCCTGACGATCGGAATTTTCTCTTTGTTCCAAATCCGGTTTGACCTTGCAATCATTGCCGCGCTGCTGACAATCGTGGGCTATTCAATCAACGATACGGTGGTGGTGTTTGATCGGGCTCGTGAAAATCTCATCAAACATAAGAAAAAATCACTGAGAGATGTGCTCAACATCTCTGCCAACGAAACCCTGAGCCGCACGTTGATGACATCTGGGACGACTCTCCTCGCCTTGATTGCACTGTTGGTATTTGGAGGTGATGTCCTGAGAGGATTTGTTTTTGCGATTACTTGGGGGGTTATCGTCGGTACTTACTCCTCCATTTATATCGCAAAAAATGTGGTATT